A single window of Nakaseomyces glabratus chromosome G, complete sequence DNA harbors:
- the MAP1 gene encoding methionine aminopeptidase MAP1 (CAGL0G08250g~Ortholog(s) have mRNA binding, metalloaminopeptidase activity and role in negative regulation of gene expression, protein initiator methionine removal involved in protein maturation): MTETETETGAKRYCAGLQCGKETSSELKCPVCLKAGIDAYFCDESCFKDNYKSHKATHFKEGEDGTLSQDAYDPFPKFKYTGGVRPQYPLTPKRHVPEHIPKPDWAENGLPITEQRNDRMNKILIYKKDEIKKIRKACMMGREILDIAAAAIRPGITTDELDAIVHEETIKRDAYPSPLNYYNFPKSLCTSVNEIICHGIPDKRPLKEGDIVNLDVSLFYQGFHADLNETYYVGENIEKDAINVVETARECLKTAIKQCKPGTTFQELGDYIEKHAKENKCSVVRTYCGHGVGAYFHCSPNIPHYAKNRTPGVMKPGMVFTIEPMINEGTWRDITWPDDWTSSTQDGKRSAQFEHTLLVTENGVEILTARNKKSPGGPRQRIK, translated from the coding sequence ATGACTGAGACTGAGACTGAGACCGGGGCTAAGAGATATTGTGCTGGTTTGCAATGTGGTAAGGAGACCAGCTCGGAGTTGAAATGTCCAGTGTGTTTGAAAGCTGGCATCGATGCCTACTTCTGTGACGAGAGTTGTTTCAAGGACAACTACAAGTCCCATAAAGCGACACACTTCAAGGAAGGTGAGGATGGTACTCTAAGCCAGGATGCTTACGATCCGTTCCCAAAGTTTAAGTACACTGGTGGTGTGAGACCTCAGTACCCACTAACTCCAAAGAGACACGTTCCAGAGCATATTCCAAAACCTGACTGGGCTGAGAATGGTCTCCCTATCACTGAACAAAGAAACGACAGAATGAACAAGATCTTGATCTACAAGAAGGATGAGATCAAGAAGATCAGGAAGGCATGTATGATGGGCAGAGAGATTTTGGACATCGCTGCCGCTGCCATCAGACCAGGTatcaccactgatgaaCTAGACGCCATAGTGCACGAGGAGACTATCAAGAGAGATGCCTACCCTTCTCCACTGAACTACTACAACTTCCCAAAGTCCCTATGTACCTCTGTTAACGAAATTATTTGTCACGGTATCCCAGATAAGAGGCCCTTGAAGGAAGGTGATATTGTTAACTTGGATGTCTCTTTGTTCTACCAAGGTTTCCATGCAGACTTGAATGAAACATACTATGTTGGTGAAAACATCGAAAAGGATGCCATTAATGTGGTTGAAACCGCTAGGGAGTGTCTGAAGACCGCTATCAAGCAGTGTAAGCCAGGTACTACTTTCCAAGAATTGGGTGATTACATTGAAAAGCATGCCAAAGAAAACAAGTGTTCCGTCGTGCGTACATACTGTGGTCACGGTGTAGGAGCTTATTTCCATTGTTCCCCAAACATTCCTCATTACGCTAAGAACAGAACTCCAGGTGTTATGAAACCTGGTATGGTCTTCACCATCGAGCCTATGATTAACGAAGGTACATGGAGAGATATCACTTGGCCAGATGACTGGACTTCTTCCACACAAGACGGTAAAAGAAGTGCCCAATTCGAGCACACTCTGTTGGTCACTGAGAATGGCGTTGAAATTCTAACAgcaagaaacaaaaagtCGCCTGGTGGACCAAGACAAAGAATTAAATAA
- the CCT6 gene encoding chaperonin-containing T-complex subunit CCT6 (CAGL0G08272g~Ortholog(s) have chaperonin-containing T-complex, nucleus localization) — translation MSLQLLNPKAESLRRDAALKVNVTSAEGLQSVLETNLGPKGTLKMLVDGAGNIKLTKDGKILLTEMQIQSPTAVMIARAAAAQDEITGDGTTTVVCLVGELLKQAYRFIQEGVHPRIITDGFEIARTKALEFLDEYKIEDKVVNDGNVDREFLLQVARSSLSTKVTPELTEVLTPIVTDAVLSVASKDTLNLDLYMVEIMQMQHLSPKDTTFIKGLVLDHGARHPDMPMRVENAHVLILNVSLEYEKTEVNSGFFYSSAEQRDKLAASERKFVDEKLKKIIDLKNEVCGLDNKQGFVIINQKGIDPMSLDVLAKHNILALRRAKRRNMERLQLVTGGEAQNSVDDLSPSILGYSGLVYQETIGEEKFTYVTENKDPKSCTILIKGSTNYALNQTKDAVRDGLRAVANVIKDKCVVPGAGAFFIAASKHLKSSNYSKLGVKGKTKTGIEAFSEALLVVPKTLVKNSGFDPLDVLALCEDELEDAKESEEKRYVGVDLKIGDSCDPTIDGVWDSYRVIRNAINGATGIASNLLLCDELLRAGRSTLKEGPQ, via the coding sequence ATGTCTTTGCAATTGCTAAATCCAAAGGCGGAATCGTTGAGAAGAGATGCTGCGTTGAAAGTGAATGTGACATCGGCAGAAGGTCTGCAGTCTGTGCTTGAAACTAACCTGGGTCCTAAAGGTACCTTGAAGATGCTGGTTGATGGTGCTGGAAATATCAAGTTGACTAAGGATGGTAAGATTCTTTTGACTGAAATGCAAATTCAATCGCCAACTGCTGTTATGATTGCTCGTGCTGCTGCAGCTCAGGATGAAATTACAGGTGACGGTACTACTACTGTGGTCTGTCTAGTTGGTGAACTATTAAAACAGGCTTATAGATTTATTCAAGAAGGTGTACACCCTAGAATCATAACTGATGGGTTTGAAATTGCTCGTACCAAGGCTCTGGAATTTCTAGATGAGTATAAGATTGAAGACAAGGTTGTGAATGATGGTAATGTGGACAGAGAATTTCTTTTACAAGTTGCCAGATCGTCTCTATCAACCAAAGTCACACCAGAACTTACTGAGGTTCTAACTCCAATTGTAACAGATGCTGTCTTGAGTGTGGCTAGCAAGGATACGTTAAACTTAGATTTATACATGGTGGAAATAATGCAAATGCAGCATTTGTCTCCTAAGGATACCACCTTCATCAAAGGTTTGGTTCTAGATCATGGTGCTAGACATCCTGATATGCCTATGCGTGTCGAAAATGCACACGTTCTTATCCTAAATGTCTCCTTAGAATACGAGAAAACTGAGGTGAACTCCGGTTTCTTCTATAGTTCTGCTGAACAGAGAGATAAACTGGCAGCAAGCGAGAGAAAGTTTGTGgatgaaaaattaaaaaaaattatagatTTGAAGAACGAAGTCTGTGGTTTAGATAACAAGCAAGGTTTCGTTATCATTAATCAAAAGGGTATCGACCCAATGTCATTAGATGTGTTGGCCAAGCACAACATTTTGGCACTAAGAAGAGCTAAAAGACGTAATATGGAAAGACTACAGCTTGTAACAGGAGGTGAAGCCCAAAACTCAGTGGATGATTTATCTCCATCAATTCTTGGTTATTCTGGTTTGGTTTACCAGGAGACCATTGGTGAAGAAAAGTTCACCTATGTAACGGAAAACAAGGATCCAAAGTCTTGTACTATTTTAATTAAAGGTTCGACTAATTATGCGCTAAATCAAACTAAGGATGCTGTAAGAGATGGTTTGAGAGCTGTTGCAAATGTTATAAAAGATAAATGTGTTGTTCCTGGTGCTGGCGCTTTCTTTATTGCGGCATCTAAGCATTTGAAATCCAGTAATTACTCTAAGCTAGGTGTTAAGGGAAAGACAAAAACAGGTATCGAGGCATTTTCTGAGGCTCTGTTGGTGGTTCCAAAGACGTTGGTGAAAAATTCTGGTTTTGATCCCTTAGATGTGTTGGCATTATGTGAAGATGAACTAGAAGATGCTAAGGAATCCGAAGAGAAGAGATATGTTGGTGTTGATTTAAAGATAGGTGACTCTTGTGATCCTACGATTGACGGTGTGTGGGATTCATACCGTGTTATTAGAAATGCTATCAATGGTGCTACAGGTATCGCCAGTAATCTATTATTATGTGACGAACTTCTGAGGGCCGGTAGATCTACCTTGAAGGAGGGACCACAATAG
- the GPN3 gene encoding putative signal sequence-binding GTPase GPN3 (CAGL0G08294g~Ortholog(s) have role in RNA polymerase II complex import to nucleus, RNA polymerase III complex localization to nucleus, mitotic sister chromatid cohesion and cytosol, nucleus localization), translated as MSRVGLLVLGPAGAGKSTFCNSIISHMQTIGRRAHIVNLDPAAEPSKYEFTIDIRDLISLDDVMEELDLGPNGALIYCFEYLMKNLDWLDEEIGDYNDEYLIFDCPGQIELYTHIPVLPNIVRHLQGQLNFNLCATYLLEAPFVIDSSKFFSGALSAMSAMILLELPHINVLSKLDMIKDEYGKKKLKRFLNPDAMLLANEADQNLNPKFHHLNQCIANLVDDFGMVQFLPLEANNPESVATILSYVDDVTQWAEAQEQKEPKDQIDIEDL; from the coding sequence ATGTCGAGAGTCGGTTTACTAGTTTTGGGTCCTGCAGGTGCAGGAAAGAGTACATTCTGTAACTCAATTATATCACATATGCAGACTATTGGAAGAAGAGCCCATATTGTTAACTTAGATCCAGCTGCAGAGCCTAGCAAATATGAGTTCACTATAGATATTAGAGATCTAATATCTCTAGATGATGTAATGGAAGAATTAGATTTAGGCCCTAATGGTGCGCTGATATACtgttttgaatatttaatGAAGAACCTTGATTGGCTAGATGAGGAGATAGGTGATTATAACGATGAATACTTAATATTCGATTGTCCTGGCCAAATAGAGCTATACACACACATCCCCGTCTTACCGAATATAGTTCGCCACTTACAAGGACAGCTCAATTTCAACCTGTGTGCCACCTATCTTTTGGAAGCCCCATTTGTGATAGACAGCTCCAAGTTCTTTAGTGGTGCTTTATCTGCCATGTCTGCGATGATTCTCTTAGAATTACCCCACATTAACGTCTTAAGCAAGTTGGATATGATAAAGGATGAATATGGCAAGAAGAAACTTAAGAGATTTTTAAACCCAGACGCTATGCTGTTGGCCAATGAAGCTGACCAAAACCTAAATCCAAAGTTCCACCACTTAAATCAATGTATAGCTAACCTAGTTGATGATTTTGGAATGGTCCAATTCTTGCCCTTGGAAGCTAACAACCCAGAAAGTGTGGCAACTATATTATCTTATGTCGACGATGTGACTCAATGGGCTGAAGCTCAGGAACAAAAAGAGCCTAAAGATCAAATAGATATAGAAGATTTGTAG
- the ARV1 gene encoding sterol homeostasis protein ARV1 (CAGL0G08316g~Lipid transporter involved in sterol trafficking and transport of glycosylphosphatidylinositol and sphingolipid precursors) — translation MICIECSAPTETLYTEYSNKYVQLTECKNCHSEVDPYVEIDNVLLFIDLLLLKPGAYRHLVYNSMVVSLESFKEHYKDQRRRLPYHKSTPRLKVSIKNIFNWFKKYDTIIRLWVLLVVFEVYLTWVEEEEIYHTRERVPFNSVTLQLLMIYVNKWNALQQYMFFLAYCVLDNVLFHMFTLRLVKSWMPWGKTTNYSSQIVSYTILLSQGVKIFPILMLIWPYDNIISMSINKWIANLYLIESMKIVTNSSYGSIMQLLVIVFLLRFTILNILVLALLSMITGDNLINNVLVVLSQTYFGLRTFVSELL, via the coding sequence ATGATATGCATTGAGTGCAGTGCACCAACGGAGACTTTATATACAGAATATTCGAATAAATATGTTCAGCTGACAGAATGCAAAAACTGTCACAGTGAGGTTGATCCCTATGTTGAAATAGATAACGTTTTGCTGTTTATTGATCTGCTGTTATTGAAACCTGGTGCTTATAGGCACTTGGTTTACAACTCCATGGTAGTTTCCTTGGAGTCATTCAAAGAGCATTATAAGGATCAGAGGAGGAGGTTGCCTTATCACAAGTCGACTCCAAGATTAAAGGTCTCgatcaaaaatatatttaactggtttaaaaaatatgacACTATAATAAGATTGTGGGTGTTGTTGGTTGTATTCGAGGTATATTTGACTTGGgttgaagaggaagagatTTATCACACAAGAGAGCGGGTTCCTTTCAACTCCGTGACACTTCAGCTTCTTATGATATATGTCAATAAGTGGAATGCCCTTCAACAGTACATGTTTTTTCTTGCTTATTGTGTCCTTGATAATGTTTTATTTCATATGTTTACACTCCGACTGGTCAAATCCTGGATGCCTTGGGGAAAGACTACCAATTACTCATCTCAAATTGTATCATATACAATACTGTTATCTCAGGGTGTCAAAATATTTCCTATTTTGATGCTGATATGGCCTTATGACAACATTATCTCGATGTCAATTAACAAATGGATAGCTAACCTATATTTAATTGaatcaatgaaaatagTTACAAACTCAAGCTATGGTTCAATAATGCAATTGCTAGTAattgttttccttttgaGGTTCACAATTTTGAATATCCTTGTACTAGCCTTACTTTCAATGATCACAGGAGATAATTTAATCAATAATGTACTCGTGGTTCTATCACAAACCTACTTTGGATTGAGAACTTTTGTGAGTGAACTTCTGTAA
- the CSC1 gene encoding Csc1p (CAGL0G08338g~Ortholog(s) have calcium activated cation channel activity, role in cation transport and endoplasmic reticulum, fungal-type vacuole membrane localization), producing MERGSLKFPSGMAFQNISFGNGESPDFRRPSAMVVTTQLGIASALGLFAFLAFCILLKRFPRLYASRKYQDQNQRLPSWDESKLFGWIPVLFRIDDDQVLEYAGLDAYVFLGFFKLCIKLLSIYCFFSICIISPMRYHFTGRYDGDDDNNNILIDNAVTKAGISLLKRYIQTSNSKRDHNSGSSNPEMFGLYLWMYVLFTYFFTMIAINMLMRQTKVVVNTRQNYLGKQNTVTDRTIRLSGIPIELRDVNALKNRIEKLNIGQVSSITICREWGPLNKLFHYRDLVLKQLELKYSECPHHIANYETYRESYRLTRNEEQHSNITTSTSNDIESQDIPNNSTTYSQLAIGDRPTMKLGLMGIFGKEVDAIEHLEQQLKFIDKEILDARNRHYPATPTAFVTMDSVANAQMAAQAVLDPRVHYFITRLAPAPHDIQWDNVCLSRKERLTKIWTVTVFIGLCSLFLIIPVSYLATLLNMKTILRFWPSLGYWLKKHKWAENIVTGLLPTYLFTLLNVIIPYFYEYLTSCQGLVSHSEEEVSLVSKNFFYIFVNLFLVFTLAGTASNYWGYLSDTTKIAYQLATSVKEFSLFYVDLIILQGIGMFPFKLLLVGSLIGFPLIKIQAKTPRQRKELYNPPIFNFGLQLPQPILVLIITMIYSVMSTKILVSGLAYFVIGFYVYKYQLIFATDHLPHSTGKVWPLIYRRIILGLLLFQLTMTGTLAGFDSGLVLSSWLIPLPFITLTFWWDFETNYLPLSHYIALSSIREHERENSLVESSEEESYVYPYLVTELEKPMVG from the coding sequence ATGGAGCGGGGAAGTTTGAAATTCCCATCAGGTATGgcatttcaaaatatatcGTTTGGTAATGGCGAATCTCCTGATTTTAGAAGACCAAGTGCTATGGTGGTTACCACACAGTTGGGCATTGCTAGTGCTCTGGGTTTATTTGCTTTTTTAGCTTTCTGTATACTTTTAAAGCGATTTCCCAGACTATATGCAAGTCGAAAGTATCaagatcaaaatcaaaGGTTGCCCTCTTGGGATGAGTCCAAATTATTCGGATGGATTCCAGTATTATTTCGCATAGACGATGACCAAGTACTGGAATATGCGGGCCTAGATGCCTATGTATTCCTAggtttcttcaaattaTGTATCAAGCTCTTAAGCATATACTGCTTTTTTTCGATATGCATCATATCGCCCATGAGGTACCACTTCACAGGTAGATACGACGGTGAcgatgataataataatattctaaTTGACAACGCGGTTACAAAGGCTGGTATTTCTTTGCTGAAAAGATATATACAAACTAGCAATTCCAAACGGGATCATAACAGTGGGTCTAGTAATCCAGAAATGTTTGGTCTTTATCTGTGGATGTACGTGCTATTTACGTATTTCTTTACCATGATTGCAATTAATATGCTCATGCGTCAAACAAAAGTTGTTGTCAATACAAGACAGAATTACCTCGGCAAGCAAAATACTGTCACTGATAGGACTATTCGGTTATCTGGTATTCCAATTGAATTGCGAGATGTCAATGCCCTAAAAAACAGAATCGAGAAGCTAAATATTGGCCAGGTATCATCGATAACAATATGCAGGGAGTGGGGCCCATTAAACAAGTTATTCCATTATAGAGATCTGGTCTTGAAGCAACTGGAACTTAAATATTCAGAATGCCCCCATCATATAGCCAACTATGAGACATACAGAGAGAGTTATAGACTTACTAGAAATGAGGAGCAACATTCCAATATTACTACCAGCACATCAAATGACATTGAAAGTCAAGATATACCAAACAATAGTACAACATATTCACAATTGGCAATAGGCGATAGACCAACCATGAAATTGGGTCTTATGGGTATTTTTGGTAAGGAAGTGGATGCTATTGAACACCTGGAACAGCAACTAAAATTTATCGACAAAGAAATTCTTGATGCAAGAAATAGGCATTATCCAGCAACCCCAACAGCTTTTGTGACAATGGACTCAGTTGCGAATGCCCAAATGGCTGCGCAAGCTGTTTTAGACCCTAGAGTACATTATTTCATAACCAGATTGGCTCCTGCTCCTCATGATATTCAATGGGATAACGTATGTTTATCAAGAAAGGAAAGACTAACTAAGATATGGACTGTTACAGTGTTTATTGGTCTCTGCAGTCTGTTTTTGATTATTCCTGTTTCTTACCTTGCGACACTACTGAATATGAAGACAATTCTACGATTTTGGCCAAGTTTAGGTTATTGGTTAAAGAAACACAAATGGGCTGAAAATATTGTCACAGGGTTGTTACCTACCTATTTATTCACTTTACTTAATGTGATCATCCCATATTTTTATGAATATTTAACTTCATGCCAAGGGCTAGTGTCACACAGTGAAGAAGAGGTATCGTTAGTTTCgaaaaatttcttctaTATATTTGTGAATCTATTTTTGGTCTTCACTTTAGCGGGTACCGCATCTAATTATTGGGGTTATTTAAGCGATACAACTAAGATTGCTTATCAACTAGCGACTTCTGTCAAAGAATTTTCACTTTTCTACGTTGACCTTATTATACTACAAGGTATAGGTATGTTTCCTTTCAAGTTGCTTTTAGTTGGCAGCTTAATTGGGTTTCCATTAATTAAAATACAAGCGAAAACTCCGagacaaagaaaagaattataCAATCCGCCCATATTCAATTTTGGACTTCAGTTACCCCAACCGATTTTAGTTCTAATCATCACGATGATTTATAGCGTGATGAGTACGAAGATTTTGGTCTCTGGTTTAGCCTACTTCGTTATTGGTTTCTATGTTTACAAATATCAACTTATTTTTGCAACTGATCATCTACCGCACTCTACTGGAAAGGTGTGGCCATTAATATACAGAAGAATAATTCTAGGTTTATTACTTTTCCAGTTGACTATGACAGGGACGTTAGCTGGTTTCGATAGCGGTCTAGTTCTCTCATCATGGCTCATACCGCTACCTTTTATCACATTAACGTTCTGGTGGGattttgaaacaaattATCTACCTTTATCACATTATATTGCATTAAGTTCGATAAGGGAACATGAGAGAGAGAATTCTCTGGTGGAAAGCAGTGAAGAGGAGTCTTATGTATACCCATATTTAGTAACTGAATTGGAGAAGCCCATGGTAGGGTGA
- the VPS34 gene encoding phosphatidylinositol 3-kinase VPS34 (CAGL0G08360g~Putative phosphoinositide 3-kinase involved in iron homeostasis): MSGKSVSFYVSENIDVPLQIKILSLKGKKRQLRASEKLIDPQLSLTMSNVKIFSDMLVSVQVYDELTLGDVTVPVFAPYVPFRYGRNWDQWVTLPVSVRHLTPACKLRIVLWEFNGQRRIPFKTITTPIFKDLDFTLKRGIEAIKFTKQGKPSIETVKTLETINKYFYGDYAKKEWIDELVLKKLYKEYEKIDLPLDTFMLTIQFPVIELPIIYTEKPREDIQKNIPTLSNFDAASAFSVDHSTSNNTAVTSVDPKLKIPMGNKYNSTLKFYDPDQFNNDPIEEKFRKLERASKHNTSDKHVKPDAKKRDYLKKIIDYPPGKRLSAHEKGSIWKYRYYLQNNKKALTKLLQSTNLKDETERTEVLEMMDGWAEIDIDDALGLLGHKYRNLAVRTYAVNRLKKASDKELELYLLQLVQAVCFENLNTFSDTSNSKFTVVDFSSSSQMMKTRNTQRSESQNIMNSHIENNNPKFIHSIHSEDDSQIEELPVVISPLAEFLIRRALVNKRLGNYFYWYITSESYDQPFLNQILESFLSRLNSNDRNEIEKQVKLLTLLRNCCEEIKSLKDTVSKKKELLQTLLSTKVRPYLKKRLVKLPLDPDIVLNDVMIDQCNVFKSSLSPLMITFHTENGGVYPLMYKVGDDLRQDQLVVQIISLMNELLKNENVDLKLLPYTILATGLEEGAIQFIPNLTMADILNKYHGILPFFRAHHPDKDEELGVKSWVIDNFVKSCAGYCVITYLLGVGDRHLDNLLITEGGQFFHADFGYILGQDPKPFPPLMKLPPQIIEAFGGTDSSNYNKFRSYCFVAYSILRRNAGLILNLFELMKTSNIPDIRVDPEGSIMKVKERFNLDLTEEEATIHFQTLINDSVNALLPIVIDHLHNLAQYWRA; the protein is encoded by the coding sequence ATGAGTGGGAAGAGTGTATCTTTCTATGTCTCGGAAAATATAGATGTGCCGTTACAGATAAAAATTCTGTCCCTGAAGGGAAAGAAGCGCCAATTGAGGGCTTCTGAGAAGCTAATAGACCCTCAATTGAGTTTGACGATGTCTAAtgtcaaaattttcagtgATATGCTGGTTTCAGTACAGGTGTATGATGAACTGACTCTGGGAGATGTTACCGTCCCAGTTTTTGCGCCTTATGTGCCTTTTCGATACGGCAGAAATTGGGATCAATGGGTAACATTACCGGTGAGCGTAAGACATTTGACACCTGCTTGCAAACTCCGAATTGTGTTGTGGGAGTTTAATGGCCAACGAAGGATTCCATTTAAGACAATCACCACTCCAATTTTCAAAGACCTTGATTTTACATTAAAAAGAGGTATTGAAGCAATCAAATTTACAAAACAAGGCAAACCATCCATCGAGACCGTTAAAACTTTGGAAACTATCAATAAATACTTTTATGGCGATTACGCTAAGAAAGAATGGATAGACGAACTAGTATTAAAGAAACTATATAAGGAGTACGAAAAGATAGATTTACCCTTGGATACTTTCATGTTGACTATACAATTTCCAGTAATTGAGTTACCAATAATTTACACAGAGAAACCTCGTGAAGATATCCAAAAGAATATCCCAACTTTAAGCAATTTCGATGCAGCTAGTGCGTTCTCAGTTGATCATTCCACTAGTAACAACACTGCGGTTACTTCAGTAGATCCTAAGCTGAAAATACCAATGGgaaataaatataactCGACGTTAAAATTCTATGATCCTGACCAATTCAATAATGACCcaatagaagaaaaattcagaaaacttgaaagaGCATCGAAGCATAATACATCTGATAAACATGTCAAACCTGATGCCAAGAAAAGGGACtacttaaaaaaaattatagaCTACCCGCCAGGGAAGAGATTAAGTGCACACGAGAAGGGATCCATATGGAAGTACAGGTATTACTTacaaaataacaaaaaggCCTTGACAAAACTCCTGCAAAGCACAAACTTAAAAGACGAAACAGAAAGAACTGAAGTCTTAGAAATGATGGACGGCTGGGCCGAAATCGATATTGATGACGCATTAGGTCTCTTGGGACATAAGTACAGAAATTTGGCTGTACGTACATATGCTGTGAATAGACTTAAAAAAGCTTCTGATAAAGAGCTGGAACTGTACCTATTACAATTAGTCCAAGCGGTTTGTTTTGAGAACCTCAATACATTTTCGGATACTTCTAATAGTAAGTTCACCGTCGTAGATTTTTCATCTAGTTCacaaatgatgaaaaccAGGAATACACAACGATCAGAGAGtcaaaatattatgaaTTCCCACattgaaaataacaatCCGAAATTTATACATTCTATCCATTCGGAAGATGATTCACAAATAGAAGAGTTGCCTGTCGTTATATCCCCATTAGCTGAATTCTTAATTAGAAGAGCTCTAGTAAACAAAAGACTTGGGAACTACTTTTACTGGTATATTACATCTGAGTCGTACGATCAACCATTTCTCAACCAAATATTAGAATCCTTTCTAAGCCGTTTGAACAGCAATGACAGAAACGAAATCGAGAAACAGGTTAAGCTACTAACGTTACTCAGAAACTGTTGTGAAGAGATTAAGAGTCTTAAAGACACtgtttcaaagaaaaaggaattGTTGCAAACTTTATTGAGTACAAAGGTAAGACCTTACCTGAAAAAGAGATTAGTAAAACTTCCGTTAGATCCAGATATTGTTCTTAATGATGTCATGATAGACCAATGTAATGTGTTCAAGAGTTCTTTATCTCCTTTGATGATTACTTTTCATACAGAAAATGGTGGCGTTTACCCGCTTATGTATAAAGTTGGTGATGATTTAAGACAAGATCAACTTGTAGTACAGATAATTAGTTTAATGAACGagttattgaaaaatgaaaatgttgACTTGAAACTTCTTCCATATACTATTCTAGCAACTGGTCTCGAGGAAGGTGCCATTCAATTTATCCCAAATTTAACAATGGCTGATATTTTAAACAAATATCATGGTATCCTACCGTTTTTCAGAGCACACCATCCAGAcaaagatgaagaactgGGAGTAAAAAGCTGGGTCATAGACAATTTCGTAAAATCATGTGCCGGCTATTGTGTTATTACATATTTACTGGGTGTAGGAGACAGACACTTGGATAACTTACTAATAACGGAAGGTGGCCAGTTCTTCCATGCTGATTTTGGTTACATATTAGGGCAGGACCCTAAGCCATTTCCACCATTAATGAAGTTACCACCACAGATAATCGAGGCATTCGGCGGTACTGACTCTTCAAATTACAATAAGTTTAGAAGTTACTGCTTTGTGGCCTACTCCATTCTAAGAAGAAACGCTGGTCTGATTCTAAACCTATTTGAGCTAATGAAAACATCAAACATCCCAGACATCCGAGTGGATCCCGAAGGCTCTATTATGAAGGTGAAGGAAAGATTCAATCTCGATTTAAccgaagaagaagctacTATTCATTTCCAAACACTGATCAATGATAGCGTAAACGCATTACTACCAATCGTCATTGACCACCTCCACAACTTAGCCCAATACTGGAGAGCCTAG